The window AACATGCACATGGCCTGCCAGTTGAGAGCTGTTGGCAAAAATGGTGTGATTACCCACCACACAGTCGTGTGCCAAATGCACGTAAGCCATGATCCAGTTGTCATTGCCCAACTTGGTGACACCTGTATCGCCGGGTGACCCAATGTTGAAGGTGCAAAATTCCCGAATGGAATTGCGGTCACCGATGATCAACTCACAGGGCTCACCCGCATATTTTTTATCTTGCGGCACAGCGCCCAAAGAGTTGAACTGAAAAATTTTGTTGTCTTTGCCAATGGTGGTGTGGCCTTCAATCACGCAGTGACTGGCGATGGTGGTGCCAGCATCAACGCGAACATGTGGACCGATGACCGTGTAAGGGCCTACCGTGACACTGCTGTCCAGTTGGGCCGAGGGGTCAATGATGGCGGTTGGGTGAATGCGAGACACGGTGGTCATAGGCTTCTGAAATTAAGCAACCTTGCGCATGGTGCACATCAACTCGGCTTCTACCGCAATCTCTTCACCCACTTTGGCGCGCGCTTTGAATTTGAAAATGCCCGCTTTCATGCGGTCCAATTCGACTTCCAAAATCAGTTGATCGCCTGGCTCGACGGGACGCTTGAAACGCGCGCCATCAATGCCCGCAAAGTAGTACACGGTATTTTCGTCAGGTGTTTCGCCCATGGTGTCAAAGGCCAACAAAGCCGCGGCTTGCGCCAAGGCCTCCAGCATCAATACGCCAGGCATGACAGGGCGTGAGGGAAAGTGGCCCGTGAAATAAGGCTCGTTGACGGAGACATTTTTCAATGCCTTGATGCGCACGCCCTTCTCAATTTCCAAGACGCGATCAACCAACAAAATGGGAAACCGGTGTGGCAATTGTTTGAGAATTTGATAAATGTCCATCATGATGATTTTCCTGAAATGGGAGGCTGAGGGCGATGCGCCTCAAGCGCTTTGATACGGTCGCGAAGTTGATGCAATTGCTTGAGGCTGGCTGCATTTTTTTCCCAGGATGCATTGTCATCGATGGGAAACAGGCCGGTGTATTGACCAGGTTTTTGAATAGAGCGCGTGACGACGGAAGCGGCAGAAATGTGCACACCGTCTGCCAAACTCAAGTGACCCAAAATAATGGCACCGCCACCCACGGTGCAGTGGGCACCAATGCGCGCGCTGCCCGCCACACCCACACAGCCAGCCATGGCTGTGTGTTTGCCAATGTGAACGTTGTGGCCAATTTGAATGAGGTTGTCGAGCTTGACACCGTCTTCAATGACCGTGTCTTGCAATGCACCACGGTCAATGCAGGTGTTGGCACCGATTTCGACATCGTTGCCAATCGTGACTGCACCAAGCTGTTCAATTTTTTCCCAAGCACCTTGATGCAAGGCAAAACCAAAACCATCGGCGCCAATGACCACACCAGCGTGAACAATGCAACGTTCACCAATTTGGCAATTTTCGCCCAGTGTGACTCTGGATTTGAGTTGCGTATGCGCGCCCACTTTGGCGCCCTGCTCTACAACACACAAAGGACCGATGATGGCCGTCTCGTGAACAAAGGCTGTGGGGTCAATGACGGCACTGGGATGAATTCGATGCGCAGGGACTGGCCTGGTTTTCTTTTTCCAAAGTTGCGTCAATCGTGCAAAGTAAAAGTATGGATCGTCCGAAACAATGCATGCACCGCGCTCAAGGGCCAATTCCTTGAATTGAGGTGTGACGATGACACAGGCCGCTTGGGACTGCTTCAAATGGGATTGGTATTTGGGGTGACTGAGGAAACTCAGGTCACGAGGACCCGCTGTTTCTAGCGGGGCCAGTTGCGCAATGGGAGTTTGTGGACTGCCGTGAAGGCTGCCGCCTAAAGCTTCAACAATTTCACCAAGCTGCAGCACAACACAGGTCCAATGCGCTCAGCAATTACTTGCCAGCGGTTGCGTTGAGTGACTTGATGACTTTGTCAGTGATGTCGTGCTTGGGATTGATGTAAACGGCCTCTTGAAAAATCACATCGTATTTTTCTGCTTCGGCAACTTGCTTTACAGCGCGGTTAGCGCGTTCAATCACAACTTGCTGCTCTTCGTTCTTGCGCGTGTTCAAGTCTTCTTGGAACTCACGACGCTTGCGCTGGAACTCTCGGTCTTGGTCCATCAACTGTTTTTGGCGCGTGTTGCGCTGCGTTTCGGACAAAGTGGGGGCTTCGCGCTCAAACTTGTCTGAAGCTGTTTTGATGGTGTTGCCCAAATCCACCAAGTCTTTTTCGCGCTTGGCAAATTCTTGCTCCAACTTGGCTTGGGCATTTTTGGCCGTGCTGGCTTCGCGGAAAATGCGATCGGTGTTCACAAAACCAATTTTGAATTCCTGTGCGCTGGCGGCAGTGGCGCCCAAAGCGCCGAGAGCCAACAAACAGACTTGTGAGAAATGGCGAAGTGTTTTCATTAAAAAGAAGTTCCAATTTGGAATTGCAATCTCTGGATTTTATCCGTAACCTGGCGTCGCATTGGCATGGCATAGGAAAAGCGCAGAGGACCCATGGGCGAAATCCAGCTCAAGCCAACGCCGTAGGAGGATCTGAGCTCGGAAAGGCTGATTTTTTCATTCTCGCCAAAGGCTCGGCCGACGTCGGTAAAGGCAAATAATCTCAAAGTACGGTCGTTGCCAGCACCAGGGAATGGTGCCAACAATTCTGCATTCATGACAATTTTCTTGGGTCCGCCCAAATACAAGCTGTTGGTGCTGTCCGAAGGTCCCAATGTTGATTGCTGGAAGCCACGGACACTGCCCAAGCCACCTACAAAGTAGTTTTTAAACAAGGGATAAGGTCTGTTGGACAGCCCTTGACCCCAGCCCAAATCGGCATTGAGTGCTAAAGTATACTTTTTAGTCAGCGGCGTGTACTGCTGAATTTGATAATTGGTTCGTACATAACGGGCATCGCCTGCCATGCTCAAATCAGAATTGAATCGCTGCAACATGCCACGCGTTGGCACCAAAGCACTGTCTCGGCCATCCCTTGCCCAACCAACGGTCAATGGCAAGGAATTGCTGGTGTAGCCAAACTGCTGCATGTATTCCACATAGGCATTGGGCAAGTTGGTTCCTGGACGAATGGACGTCTGCTCTAGGTTTGCGCCAAAGTACAC is drawn from Limnohabitans sp. 103DPR2 and contains these coding sequences:
- the lpxA gene encoding acyl-ACP--UDP-N-acetylglucosamine O-acyltransferase, producing MTTVSRIHPTAIIDPSAQLDSSVTVGPYTVIGPHVRVDAGTTIASHCVIEGHTTIGKDNKIFQFNSLGAVPQDKKYAGEPCELIIGDRNSIREFCTFNIGSPGDTGVTKLGNDNWIMAYVHLAHDCVVGNHTIFANSSQLAGHVHVDDWVILGGFTVVHQFCRLGAHSFTAMHSLLFADLPPFVMAQGQPAQARSMNFEGLRRRGFSAERISAVKAMHKSLYRQQLTLSQAQTEIELLTQKYPEAKADVDMMLSFLQATSPERGIVR
- the lpxD gene encoding UDP-3-O-(3-hydroxymyristoyl)glucosamine N-acyltransferase; its protein translation is MLQLGEIVEALGGSLHGSPQTPIAQLAPLETAGPRDLSFLSHPKYQSHLKQSQAACVIVTPQFKELALERGACIVSDDPYFYFARLTQLWKKKTRPVPAHRIHPSAVIDPTAFVHETAIIGPLCVVEQGAKVGAHTQLKSRVTLGENCQIGERCIVHAGVVIGADGFGFALHQGAWEKIEQLGAVTIGNDVEIGANTCIDRGALQDTVIEDGVKLDNLIQIGHNVHIGKHTAMAGCVGVAGSARIGAHCTVGGGAIILGHLSLADGVHISAASVVTRSIQKPGQYTGLFPIDDNASWEKNAASLKQLHQLRDRIKALEAHRPQPPISGKSS
- a CDS encoding OmpH family outer membrane protein produces the protein MKTLRHFSQVCLLALGALGATAASAQEFKIGFVNTDRIFREASTAKNAQAKLEQEFAKREKDLVDLGNTIKTASDKFEREAPTLSETQRNTRQKQLMDQDREFQRKRREFQEDLNTRKNEEQQVVIERANRAVKQVAEAEKYDVIFQEAVYINPKHDITDKVIKSLNATAGK
- the fabZ gene encoding 3-hydroxyacyl-ACP dehydratase FabZ, producing MMDIYQILKQLPHRFPILLVDRVLEIEKGVRIKALKNVSVNEPYFTGHFPSRPVMPGVLMLEALAQAAALLAFDTMGETPDENTVYYFAGIDGARFKRPVEPGDQLILEVELDRMKAGIFKFKARAKVGEEIAVEAELMCTMRKVA